A window of the Helianthus annuus cultivar XRQ/B chromosome 4, HanXRQr2.0-SUNRISE, whole genome shotgun sequence genome harbors these coding sequences:
- the LOC118491603 gene encoding uncharacterized protein LOC118491603, with product MEDDLIPGDDIHIEPVQQGPRRRQRPPVDTLQGHPYLEFPDGTDAARHCQKLRRMHDGSHASIDWDAMEEIAETPRVRRFIPIDSPWHRLFDLAHTPTYRELLVEFLSSFTFHPPGEPVPLPYPGAPHPPEVSFRLAGVMRSMTLAQFAVHCGLYMQEEIETEIYTAGLVVVEKPTLVGFWQVIAGADHWEHEKSKGRVSFVRDPLYRYLHHLLATSISARGYSREWCTTTDLFFLYCLLYRRPCALARGLAQYFASGHHRQERGFLYGGAYVTVIARSLGLVPHQDPHLRTSAIMPTRMGMQSLWGMRVIKRFPVGPRFKNRDGGVWREEALPEHFEPVHPPADPADVVPVEDPPEDLDGAAEPQPPPPAGAPQFPRHVIRGGAPGAALHPDVRARLDRLDDLLFGYLMIVVLNLDNTKTI from the exons ATGGAGGACGATCTGATACCGGGCGATGACATTCACATAGAGCCGGTTCAGCAGGGTCCACGACGGAGACAGCGACCGCCTGTGGATACGCTGCAGGGGCATCCATATCTAGAGTTTCCCGACGGCACTGACGCCGCCCGTCATTGCCAGAAGCTTAGGAGGATGCACGATGGATCGCATGCATCGATCGACTGGGATGCGATGGAGGAGATTGCTGAGACGCCGAGAGTGCGTCGGTTTATACCTATCGATTCGCCGTGGCATCGTCTTTTTGATTTGGCGCACACGCCGACCTACAGGGAGCTGCTGGTCGAGTTCCTTTCGTCATTCACATTTCACCCTCCTGGGGAGCCAGTGCCGCTTCCGTACCCAGGTGCTCCCCATCCGCCTGAGGTTTCTTTCAGGCTTGCTGGCGTTATGCGTTCGATGACGCTAGCACAGTTTGCGGTGCATTGTGGTTTATACATGCAGGAGGAGATCGAGACTGAGATTTACACAGCGGGGCTAGTGGTGGTTGAAAAACCCACTCTTGTAGGGTTTTGGCAGGTGATTGCGGGGGCGGATCATTGGGAGCACGAAAAGTCGAAGGGGAGGGTGTCGTTTGTTAGGGACCCACTATACAG GTATCTGCACCATTTGCTCGCCACTTCTATTTCAGCGCGCGGCTACAGCCGTGAGTGGTGTACGACCACAGATCTTTTTTTCCTTTACTGTTTGTTGTATAGGAGGCCGTGCGCGCTAGCACGCGGTCTAGCCCAGTACTTCGCCTCCGGCCATCACCGGCAGGAGCGCGGATTTTTGTATGGCGGGGCGTACGTGACCGTCATTGCCCGTTCATTGGGCCTCGTACCACACCAGGACCCACATCTACGGACGTCGGCCATCATGCCGACGCGGATGGGTATGCAGTCGCTATGGGGGATGAGGGTTATCAAGAGGTTCCCCGTTGGCCCGCGGTTTAAAAACCGCGACGGGGGCGTATGGAGAGAGGAGGCCCTACCAGAGCATTTCGAGCCCGTTCATCCTCCTGCAGATCCTGCTGATGTAGTGCCCGTGGAGGACCCTCCGGAGGATCTAGACGGTGCAGCGGAGCCACAGCCACCGCCACCTGCCGGGGCACCTCAGTTTCCACGTCACGTTATTCGAGGTGGTGCCCCAGGAGCTGCGCTACATCCGGATGTACGAGCCAGGCTTGACAGGCTCGACGATTTG ttattcGGTTACTTAATGATTGTTGTCTTAAATTTAGATAATACGAAAACAATATAA
- the LOC110934008 gene encoding uncharacterized protein LOC110934008: protein MWRAFPHVMMIDATYKTNIYNMPFIQIVGMTPTNKSFIIAHAVVSKERGDNFVWVLERVKAMLDECMEPRVILTDRDLALMGACAKVFPDASRLLCRWHIQQNVMKHCKGAFTDDDWKKFMSFWGTLIESPSIPIYDYHLRNMRKRLVECKRSRVFKYVYDNWLKDYKEMFVFAWTDKRRNFGNRTTNRVESQHANLKRYVEDRSSLDRIVGCVRDIVETQFGEIRKTFRESIEKTMKHHKHPMFQHLLGKVSHKALDLLHGEAIRKLDVLERFNSSCGCQMWHSCGLPCACRIEKYMREERPIQLENIDVFWRKLNFQSCKLIDDSLDVVEELDVVRQQLQSHPPAQQKSLLSKIKAVLTPTKSTKKPPVVQQNTRGRPTTKQVQERLDEASRIDEELRRSSFGDANTCFEGSRQSKYDKPRHSSYVPSQASQQSVIRSQKPKATLSRSKSSKKKETRDDHGFPLIIGDEYVGIIERFKSDIPPVFHPYVSCIRDVMPDGHCGFRSVAVGLGMDQSSWGLIRRDLVQEMDQNESIWFPIFEAWADGYFYTHRRGLIWDSVAGCGENHWMDFPFAGLLIAQTYGIGVHLLTTTMGASSTYFPILSPPANQQPLFITLTHVNENHFIHVKLEGDYPMPPAHGLWLTHRRPHTKQWEDMYLPRLEWYTSIMNPRPRSNPSLNYIDSYTEE from the exons atgtggcgtgcattcccccaCGTCATGATGATCGATGCAACGTACAAGACAAACATATACAATATGCCCTTTATCCAGATTGTTGGTATGACGCCTACCAACAAATCGTTTATTATCGCGCATGCCGTTGTTAGTAAAGAACGGGGTGATAACTTTGTGTGGGTGCTTGAGAGGGTTAAGGCAATGTTGGATGAATGTATGGAgccacgtgtgattttaacggatAGAGACCTAGCCCTTATGGGCGCGTGTGCTAAAGTATTTCCAGACGCCTCCAGGCTTCTTTGCAGGTGGCACATACAACAGAATGTTATGAAGCACTGCAAGGGTGCCTTCACAGACGACGACTGGAAGAAATTTATGTCATTCTGGGGGACATTGATTGAGTCTCCATCCATACCCATCTACGACTACCACTTGCGCAACATGCGAAAGCGACTTGTGGAGTGCAAACGTTCTA gagtcttcaaatacgtgtacgataactggctaaaagactataaggagatgtttgtctttgcgtggactgataagaggcgcaactttggtaatcgtactacaaacagagttgagagccaacaTGCCAACTTAAAGAGATACGTCGAAGATAGGAGCTCGCTGGACCGTATAGTTGGTTGTGTCCGGGATATAGTTGAGACACAGTTCGGTGAAATAAGGAAGACTTTTCGAGAAAGCATCGAAAAAACAATGAAACACCACAAACACCCGATGTTTCAACACCTACTTGGAAAAGTATCCCACAAAGCCCTTGACTTGTTGCATGGAGAGGCAATTAGGAAGCTAGATGTATTGGAGCGCTTTAattcatcatgtggttgccaaATGTGGCACAGCTGTGGGTTGCCCTGTGCTTGTAGGATAGAAAAGTACATGCGTGAAG AGCGTCCGATTCAACTCGAAAACATAGACGTCTTCTGGCGGAAACTTAACttccaaagttgtaaattgatagACGACTCCCTTGACGTGGTCGAAGAGCTAGATGTTGTTAGACAACAATTACAGTCGCACCCCCCAGCTCAGCAAAAAAGCCTGCTTTCAAAGATTAAAGCGGTGTTGACTCCAACGAAATCTACCAAGAAACCACCGGTTGTCCAACAAAATACTCGTGGCCGACCAACAACAAAGCAGGTACAAGAAAGGTTGGACGAGGCCTCTCGTATAGATGAAGAATTGAGGAGAAGCTCCTTCGGTGATGCAAACACGTGCTTTGAAGGTTCACGACAAAGTAAGTACGATAAACCTCGCCACAGCTCGTACGTTCCGTCTCAGGCCTCACAACAGTCGGttataaggtcccaaaaacccaaaGCGACCCTAAGTCGTTCAAAGAgttctaagaagaaagagacacgAGATGATCACGGTTTTCCTTTAATCATTGGGGACGAGTACGTGGGAATCATCGAACGGTTTAAGTCTGACATTCCGCCAGTGTTCCATCCGTACGTCTCGTGCATACGAGATGTGATGCCGgacggtcattgtgggtttcgGTCTGTGGCTGTGGGCTTAGGGATGGATCAGAGTTCATGGGGGCTTATTAGGAGGGACCTTGTCCAAGAAATGGATCAGAACGAATCGATCTGGTTCCCAATATTTGAAGCATGGGCTGATGGTTATTTTTACACGCATCGTCGGGGCCTAATTTGGGATTCAGTGGCCGGTTGTGGGGAGAATCACTGGATGGACTTCCCCTTTGCAGGACTTCTTATTGCACAAACGTACGGTATCGGGGTGCACCTGTTAACGACAACCATGGGTGCGAGTTCCACTTACTTCCCAATACTAAGTCCTCCGGCTAATCAACAACCATTATTCATAACGCTTACACATGTTAACGAGAACCACTTCATACATGTTAAGCTGGAAGGGGATTATCCTATGCCACCAGCACACGGGCTATGGTTGACCCACCGAAGACCCCACACAAAACAATGGGAAGATATGTACTTGCCACGTCTAGAATGGTATACATCGATAATGAATCCTCGACCAAGATCAAACCCCAGTCTTAATTACATAGATAGTTACACGgaagaatga